A part of Desulfitibacter alkalitolerans DSM 16504 genomic DNA contains:
- a CDS encoding carbon monoxide dehydrogenase beta subunit family protein, producing MREKQAEDYCWLVGPEPAAQVAHPEKEMALVDGEMVPAEEALTEIALKVIQAKKPVLVVPARIILFSWEEDAPAKARALRELAEAMGAEIRPIFDVRPQYPIARTAVEINPFHGDLVIAHENYDVVVFYGVECLYADVALKIISQGTKCYTIALCGKIGHVDASITLRDTGIERVKKLTEIIRTMRQGD from the coding sequence ATGAGAGAAAAGCAAGCAGAAGATTATTGCTGGCTGGTTGGCCCCGAACCGGCAGCCCAGGTTGCACATCCTGAAAAGGAAATGGCCCTGGTAGACGGTGAAATGGTGCCTGCAGAGGAAGCACTAACCGAGATTGCCCTAAAAGTCATCCAGGCTAAAAAGCCGGTGCTGGTTGTACCGGCACGTATTATCCTTTTCTCCTGGGAAGAAGATGCACCGGCAAAGGCCAGAGCTCTGAGGGAATTAGCTGAAGCAATGGGAGCCGAGATCCGCCCGATTTTTGATGTGCGACCTCAATATCCCATAGCAAGAACTGCAGTAGAAATTAATCCTTTTCATGGCGATTTGGTTATTGCCCATGAGAATTATGATGTTGTTGTTTTTTATGGCGTGGAGTGCCTTTATGCGGATGTGGCTCTGAAAATTATATCACAGGGCACTAAATGCTATACCATTGCTCTTTGTGGTAAGATAGGCCATGTTGATGCATCAATAACTCTGCGTGATACGGGGATAGAGAGAGTGAAAAAATTGACAGAAATAATCCGTACTATGCGCCAGGGAGATTAA
- the accB gene encoding acetyl-CoA carboxylase biotin carboxyl carrier protein, translating to MEIKDIKDLILTIDKTSIETVEIEKSDIKIKINKKLTNENSNWVKPTVEKLKHNMAIEEIETDTNERKSEVDIEYNNLLTDDEDIYIVKSPIVGTFYGAPSPDAPPFVKVGDKVEQGQTLCIVEAMKMMNGIECEVAGEIIDILTKDGDIVEYGQPLMRIGR from the coding sequence ATGGAAATAAAAGATATTAAAGATTTAATTTTAACAATAGACAAAACTAGTATAGAAACAGTAGAAATAGAAAAAAGTGACATTAAAATAAAGATAAATAAAAAATTAACAAATGAAAATAGTAACTGGGTAAAACCAACTGTAGAAAAGTTAAAGCATAACATGGCAATAGAAGAAATAGAGACAGATACAAATGAAAGAAAATCTGAGGTTGATATTGAATATAACAATTTGTTGACTGATGATGAAGATATATATATAGTAAAATCTCCGATTGTAGGTACCTTTTATGGAGCACCAAGTCCTGATGCCCCGCCTTTTGTAAAAGTAGGAGATAAGGTGGAACAAGGCCAAACCTTATGTATAGTTGAAGCCATGAAGATGATGAATGGAATAGAATGCGAAGTAGCAGGTGAAATTATAGACATATTGACAAAAGATGGTGACATAGTTGAATACGGCCAGCCTTTAATGAGGATTGGGAGGTAG
- a CDS encoding acetyl-CoA carboxylase biotin carboxylase subunit, which translates to MFKKILIANRGEIALRIIRTCKDMGIKAVSVHSEIERDSAHVHMADEAICIGPASPKKSYLNIDSIISAALVTKCEAIHPGYGFLSENSKLVDACKLNGIKFIGPPKESMEKMGNKSEAKRTMIGVGVPVVPGSKSSTNIAEEALETARQIGFPVMIKAASGGGGRGMRIVHIEKEFIEKFNMAKSEAAAAFNDDSLYVEKYIEEPRHIEFQILADEHGNIIHLGERDCSIQRRNQKVLEEAPCVAISEELRNKMGEMALSAARAVNYVSAGTIEFLLDKYNNFYFIEMNTRIQVEHPVTEMITGIDLIKEQIRIGYGEKLNITQKQVQVNGHAIECRINAENPGKNFRPSPGQIEGYFPPGGYGVRLDSHIYSGYIIPPNYDSMIAKLIVWGENRKEAIARMKRALNEIIITGIDTNIEFQKQILNNENFLSNKVDTSFIEKEIYREDAAAKGVDVC; encoded by the coding sequence ATGTTTAAAAAAATACTCATTGCTAACAGAGGTGAAATAGCCCTTAGAATCATTAGAACCTGTAAAGACATGGGAATAAAAGCCGTATCAGTACATTCAGAAATAGAAAGGGATTCGGCACATGTGCATATGGCAGACGAAGCCATTTGTATTGGTCCTGCGTCGCCTAAAAAAAGCTATTTAAACATAGACAGTATAATAAGTGCAGCTTTGGTTACAAAATGTGAAGCTATACATCCAGGCTATGGATTTCTTTCGGAAAATTCAAAGCTTGTAGACGCATGTAAATTAAATGGAATAAAATTCATTGGACCGCCTAAAGAATCTATGGAAAAAATGGGAAACAAATCTGAAGCAAAAAGAACAATGATAGGGGTAGGAGTTCCTGTTGTACCAGGTTCAAAAAGTTCCACAAATATAGCAGAAGAAGCGCTTGAAACAGCCAGGCAGATTGGTTTCCCTGTTATGATCAAGGCTGCTAGCGGTGGTGGCGGAAGAGGAATGAGAATAGTACATATAGAAAAAGAGTTTATAGAAAAATTTAATATGGCAAAATCAGAAGCTGCAGCGGCATTCAATGATGATTCTTTATATGTAGAAAAGTATATAGAGGAGCCCAGGCATATAGAATTCCAAATATTAGCAGACGAACATGGGAATATAATACATTTAGGAGAAAGAGACTGCTCCATACAAAGAAGAAATCAAAAAGTGCTAGAAGAGGCTCCATGTGTTGCTATTAGTGAAGAACTGAGAAATAAAATGGGAGAGATGGCCCTTAGCGCAGCCAGGGCAGTTAACTATGTGAGTGCTGGAACCATTGAATTTTTATTAGATAAATATAATAATTTTTACTTCATAGAAATGAATACAAGAATACAGGTAGAACATCCAGTAACAGAGATGATAACAGGAATAGATTTGATAAAAGAACAGATTAGGATAGGCTATGGCGAAAAATTAAATATTACTCAGAAGCAAGTACAAGTAAATGGCCATGCTATTGAATGCAGAATAAACGCCGAAAATCCTGGCAAAAACTTTAGGCCTTCTCCAGGACAGATAGAAGGATATTTTCCTCCGGGAGGTTATGGTGTTAGGCTGGACAGCCACATCTATAGTGGTTACATTATTCCCCCTAACTATGATTCTATGATTGCAAAGCTTATCGTATGGGGGGAAAATAGAAAGGAAGCTATTGCTAGAATGAAAAGAGCTTTAAATGAAATTATAATTACCGGTATAGACACAAATATTGAATTTCAAAAGCAAATATTAAACAATGAAAACTTTTTAAGCAACAAGGTAGACACTTCATTTATAGAGAAAGAAATATACAGGGAGGATGCTGCAGCAAAGGGAGTGGATGTATGCTAA
- the accD gene encoding acetyl-CoA carboxylase, carboxyltransferase subunit beta, with translation MLKDLFSKKKYTTINLTDNREKKSSASNEGFKTSENIFIKVEKPRRMGARDRIKELIDENTFVEYDMDLMTDNPLDFPDYDEKITTAIQNSNENEAVITGEGKIQGQSCIVCVMDPNFMMGSMGSVVGEKITRAVEKAIEKRNAVVIFSASGGARMQEGVLSLMQMAKTSAALARLSEEGLLYISVLTDPTTGGVTASFAMLGDIIIAEPGALIGFAGPRVIEQTIRQKLPEGFQRAEFLLEKGFIDKIAERKDMRNIISKIIKIHTAGGGRIHE, from the coding sequence ATGCTAAAAGACTTATTTAGTAAAAAAAAATATACTACAATAAATTTGACGGATAACAGGGAAAAAAAATCTTCTGCTTCTAATGAAGGTTTCAAAACAAGCGAAAATATTTTCATAAAAGTTGAAAAGCCCAGGAGAATGGGAGCTAGAGATAGAATAAAGGAATTAATAGACGAAAATACATTTGTAGAGTATGATATGGATTTAATGACAGATAACCCTTTAGATTTTCCAGACTATGACGAAAAGATTACAACTGCTATTCAAAATTCTAATGAAAACGAAGCTGTAATCACTGGAGAGGGGAAAATACAGGGACAAAGTTGTATTGTCTGTGTGATGGATCCTAATTTTATGATGGGAAGCATGGGGTCTGTAGTTGGGGAAAAAATTACAAGAGCAGTAGAAAAAGCTATTGAAAAAAGAAATGCTGTGGTAATATTTTCAGCGTCCGGTGGAGCAAGAATGCAGGAAGGGGTATTATCCTTAATGCAGATGGCTAAGACATCTGCTGCATTAGCCAGACTATCTGAAGAGGGATTACTATATATTTCTGTGTTGACAGATCCAACCACAGGAGGTGTTACTGCCAGTTTTGCTATGCTGGGTGATATAATTATTGCAGAACCGGGGGCTTTAATTGGATTTGCAGGGCCCAGGGTTATTGAGCAAACTATCAGACAGAAACTTCCTGAAGGATTTCAAAGAGCAGAGTTTTTACTAGAAAAAGGGTTTATTGATAAAATTGCAGAGAGGAAGGATATGAGAAATATCATATCTAAAATTATAAAAATCCACACAGCAGGTGGTGGTAGAATCCATGAATAA
- a CDS encoding acetyl-CoA carboxylase carboxyltransferase subunit alpha yields MNNMLEFEKPIIELEHKINELKNFAYENNLDLTNEIDILTNKLEMMRRDVYENLSPWQKVKLARLQERPTSLDYIEKLLSDFIEFHGDRFYGDDKSIVAGIGIFQGMPVTVIGHQKGKDTKENIKRNFGMPHPEGYRKALRLMKQAEKFKRAIITFIDTPGAYCGLGAEERGQGEAIARNLMEMSRLKTPIISIVIGEGGSGGALALGVADRVCMLEHSIYSVISPEGLSSILWKDSNLAQKAADIMRLTAQDLLSLNVIDTIIKEPLGGAHKDMDFTSDNIKQYILGELESLKKLSEQELLDKRYEKIKKIGVWKQRYC; encoded by the coding sequence ATGAATAATATGTTAGAATTTGAAAAACCAATTATTGAGCTTGAACATAAAATCAACGAATTAAAAAATTTTGCTTATGAAAATAATTTGGATTTAACCAATGAAATTGACATATTAACTAATAAACTTGAAATGATGAGAAGAGATGTTTATGAAAACTTAAGTCCATGGCAAAAAGTAAAACTTGCACGGCTTCAAGAAAGACCTACATCTTTGGATTATATTGAAAAACTATTATCCGATTTTATAGAGTTTCATGGAGACAGATTTTATGGAGATGATAAATCCATAGTAGCTGGAATTGGAATATTTCAGGGTATGCCTGTTACAGTAATAGGGCATCAAAAAGGAAAGGATACAAAGGAAAATATTAAAAGGAATTTTGGAATGCCTCATCCAGAGGGATATAGAAAAGCTTTAAGATTAATGAAACAAGCAGAAAAGTTCAAAAGGGCTATAATAACTTTTATTGACACGCCAGGAGCATACTGCGGCTTGGGTGCAGAGGAAAGAGGTCAAGGAGAAGCAATAGCGAGAAATCTAATGGAAATGAGCAGACTAAAAACACCTATTATATCCATAGTTATAGGAGAGGGTGGAAGTGGCGGTGCTTTAGCCCTTGGAGTTGCTGATAGAGTGTGTATGCTGGAACATTCCATATACTCGGTTATATCACCTGAAGGTCTTTCCAGTATATTGTGGAAAGACTCTAATCTTGCTCAAAAAGCAGCTGATATTATGAGACTAACAGCACAGGATTTATTATCATTAAATGTTATAGATACTATAATAAAAGAGCCATTAGGTGGAGCTCATAAGGATATGGATTTTACATCCGACAATATTAAGCAATATATATTAGGTGAATTGGAATCTCTTAAAAAACTAAGTGAACAAGAATTATTAGATAAGAGGTACGAAAAAATTAAAAAAATAGGAGTTTGGAAGCAGAGATATTGCTGA
- a CDS encoding calcium-translocating P-type ATPase, PMCA-type produces the protein MSEFYRKKPEETLKTLGVTEQGLHDDEVKKRREQYGYNELEEGKQKTAIEVFIEQLKDFLVIILMAAATISAFLGKIESTVVILFVVVLNAVLGTIQHLKAEQSLNSLKALSSPTAKVLRNGQKTEIPSKEIVVGDVLYLDAGDFVSADGRIIENYSLQINESSLTGESVSVMKSVEVIDKDDVPIGDKKNMVFSGSFVTYGRGVIVVTDIGMKTEIGKIARLLGTAQEKKTPLQVNLDNFGKKLAMAIIAIAAVIFTLDMIRGLPLVDSFMFAIALAVAAIPEALSSIVTIVLATGTQKMAKENAIIRKLPAVETLGSVSIVCSDKTGTLTQNKMTVQYVYVDNKVVEYDKLDLEKPMEHRIILMALLCNDSVTVVKKEIGDPTEIALVNLGDIYGLDELVVREQYHRVGEIPFDSDRKLMSTVNRIDGRYLMCTKGASDVLLSRITKIETSGGIVDFTEEHKREVEKINRDFSSNGLRVLGFAYKEVLEGHEVGLEDERDMVFIGLISMMDPPRPESAPAVEECVKAGIKVVMITGDHRITASAIARQIGILKDESEVVEGFEIEKWSDEELINKVEKISVYARVSPEHKIRIVRAWQERGSVVAMTGDGVNDGPALKQADIGIAMGITGTDVAKDASSMVLTDDNFSTIVKAISNGRSIYANIQNSIRFLLAGNTGGVMSVVYASLLALPVPFTAIHLLFINMLTDSLPAIAIGLEPHNKNIMKKKPRDIKTPLLSKAFARQILMEGFIIGAVTIIAYHIGLSTGDSVLASTMAFATLCLARLFHGFNSRSNESIFKIGLFTNKYSWYALILGIILLHSVLLLPPLMEVFEIAMLNTAQFSTIYALALTPLVLIQLYRLLFTKSS, from the coding sequence ATGAGTGAATTCTACCGAAAAAAACCTGAGGAAACGTTGAAAACCTTGGGGGTTACAGAACAAGGATTGCATGATGATGAAGTTAAGAAAAGGCGGGAGCAGTACGGCTATAACGAGTTAGAGGAAGGGAAACAAAAAACAGCGATTGAGGTATTCATTGAGCAGCTCAAAGACTTTTTGGTCATTATCCTCATGGCGGCAGCAACTATTTCGGCTTTCCTGGGAAAAATTGAGAGCACAGTCGTCATTTTGTTTGTTGTCGTCCTTAATGCTGTACTTGGAACGATTCAACACCTTAAAGCTGAACAATCTTTGAATAGCCTTAAAGCCCTTTCCTCGCCGACAGCCAAGGTTTTAAGAAATGGCCAAAAAACAGAAATTCCTTCAAAGGAAATTGTTGTTGGCGATGTCCTTTATCTGGACGCAGGAGATTTTGTAAGTGCTGATGGACGAATTATTGAGAACTACAGCCTTCAGATCAACGAAAGTTCGTTAACGGGTGAATCGGTGAGCGTGATGAAGTCCGTTGAAGTAATTGATAAAGACGATGTGCCCATTGGCGATAAAAAGAACATGGTCTTTTCAGGAAGTTTTGTCACCTACGGAAGGGGAGTCATCGTTGTCACTGACATTGGTATGAAGACAGAGATTGGCAAAATAGCCCGCCTTCTTGGTACGGCACAAGAAAAGAAAACGCCGCTGCAAGTAAATCTTGATAACTTTGGCAAGAAGCTGGCCATGGCAATTATAGCCATTGCTGCGGTCATCTTTACTCTGGATATGATAAGGGGACTGCCCCTTGTGGATTCCTTCATGTTTGCGATAGCACTTGCAGTGGCGGCTATACCTGAGGCGCTGAGTTCCATTGTGACGATTGTGCTGGCCACGGGAACACAGAAGATGGCGAAAGAAAACGCGATTATCCGGAAGCTCCCGGCGGTAGAAACCTTGGGAAGTGTTTCAATCGTTTGTTCCGATAAAACCGGTACCCTTACGCAGAATAAGATGACAGTGCAGTATGTCTATGTTGATAATAAAGTTGTGGAATATGATAAATTGGATTTGGAAAAGCCAATGGAGCATAGAATTATCCTAATGGCGCTTTTATGCAATGATTCAGTTACTGTCGTAAAAAAGGAAATTGGCGATCCAACTGAAATTGCTCTTGTCAATCTCGGGGATATTTACGGTCTCGACGAGCTTGTGGTCAGGGAGCAATATCACCGTGTTGGAGAGATCCCATTTGATTCTGACAGAAAACTGATGAGTACAGTCAACAGGATCGATGGACGATATTTGATGTGCACGAAAGGTGCATCGGATGTTCTTCTTTCTAGGATAACTAAAATCGAAACCTCGGGGGGTATCGTTGATTTTACGGAGGAACATAAAAGGGAAGTTGAGAAAATAAACAGGGATTTTTCTTCTAATGGTCTTAGGGTGCTGGGATTTGCCTATAAAGAAGTATTGGAAGGGCACGAGGTTGGGCTTGAGGATGAAAGGGATATGGTTTTCATCGGATTGATATCCATGATGGATCCTCCAAGGCCAGAATCAGCGCCTGCGGTTGAAGAATGCGTTAAAGCTGGCATAAAAGTTGTTATGATTACCGGTGATCATAGGATTACCGCCTCAGCTATTGCCAGGCAGATTGGGATTTTAAAGGATGAATCTGAAGTAGTCGAAGGTTTTGAAATCGAAAAATGGAGCGATGAGGAACTCATCAATAAAGTTGAAAAGATATCAGTTTATGCGCGGGTATCCCCGGAGCACAAGATTAGGATTGTCCGGGCATGGCAAGAAAGAGGGAGTGTCGTGGCAATGACAGGTGATGGTGTCAATGACGGCCCGGCCCTGAAGCAGGCGGATATTGGAATTGCAATGGGGATTACTGGAACAGATGTTGCCAAGGATGCTTCTTCAATGGTACTTACTGATGACAACTTCTCGACAATAGTCAAAGCTATCTCCAATGGCCGCAGTATTTACGCTAATATCCAGAATTCAATTCGGTTCCTGCTGGCAGGAAATACCGGTGGGGTTATGTCTGTAGTTTATGCTTCATTATTGGCTCTGCCAGTACCTTTTACTGCAATACATCTATTATTCATCAACATGCTTACTGACAGTTTACCGGCGATTGCCATTGGACTTGAACCACATAATAAAAACATCATGAAGAAAAAGCCTCGGGACATTAAAACCCCGTTGCTGAGCAAAGCCTTTGCAAGACAAATTCTCATGGAAGGTTTCATCATCGGCGCCGTCACCATTATTGCCTACCATATAGGTCTATCGACAGGCGATTCGGTGCTAGCCAGCACCATGGCATTTGCTACTCTGTGTTTGGCAAGATTGTTCCATGGCTTCAACTCAAGGTCTAATGAATCTATCTTTAAAATAGGCTTATTTACGAATAAATATTCTTGGTACGCATTGATCCTTGGCATTATACTATTGCACTCTGTGCTGTTGCTGCCCCCGTTGATGGAGGTGTTTGAAATAGCCATGCTTAATACAGCCCAATTCAGCACCATTTATGCCCTGGCCCTAACGCCCCTCGTGCTGATCCAGCTTTACAGGCTTTTATTTACGAAAAGCAGCTGA
- a CDS encoding DUF2294 domain-containing protein, translating to MAYTKGQKEDEITKKIIQWEKDYIGRGPTEAKTDIIRNMVIVTLQGMLSTAERVLSREKEGMALVKKLRQQLVEQGRVELEEILTEITSVKVISLHTDISTKTGERIFVFVMDRDIDLQ from the coding sequence ATGGCTTATACTAAGGGACAAAAAGAAGATGAAATAACAAAAAAAATAATTCAGTGGGAGAAGGATTATATCGGGAGAGGCCCTACTGAAGCCAAGACTGACATTATCCGCAACATGGTAATTGTTACTTTGCAGGGGATGTTGTCAACAGCTGAAAGGGTTTTATCTAGAGAAAAAGAAGGTATGGCTCTGGTCAAAAAGTTGCGGCAGCAATTGGTTGAGCAGGGACGTGTCGAACTGGAAGAAATTTTAACCGAAATTACCTCAGTCAAAGTGATTAGTTTGCACACGGATATAAGTACGAAGACGGGTGAGCGGATTTTTGTCTTTGTAATGGATCGGGACATTGATTTGCAATAA
- the purE gene encoding 5-(carboxyamino)imidazole ribonucleotide mutase, which yields MGSESDWPIMKEAVLVLDELGIPYEKKIVSAHRTPDWLFSFAENAPKRGIMVIIAGAGGAAHLPGMVAAKTLLPVIGVPIPSAHLQGLDSLLSIVQMPAGVPVATMAIGVWGAKNAAILAAQIIAVRNEELTVKLADRRDKAARQVLDKGEWS from the coding sequence ATGGGCAGCGAATCAGACTGGCCGATAATGAAGGAGGCAGTTCTTGTTTTGGATGAACTTGGAATTCCATACGAGAAAAAAATTGTTTCTGCCCATCGCACTCCTGATTGGTTGTTTAGTTTTGCTGAAAACGCACCGAAGCGGGGGATCATGGTTATTATTGCCGGAGCTGGAGGAGCGGCCCATTTACCAGGAATGGTGGCCGCAAAAACTCTGCTGCCTGTTATTGGAGTGCCTATCCCTTCTGCTCACCTTCAGGGTCTGGACTCGTTGCTGTCCATTGTCCAAATGCCTGCTGGGGTACCGGTAGCCACCATGGCTATCGGTGTCTGGGGAGCGAAAAATGCTGCTATTCTTGCCGCTCAAATTATAGCTGTGCGTAACGAAGAACTTACTGTAAAGCTGGCTGATCGTCGGGACAAGGCAGCACGGCAGGTTCTGGATAAAGGGGAGTGGTCTTGA
- the purK gene encoding 5-(carboxyamino)imidazole ribonucleotide synthase: protein MPGKVILPGSTIGILGGGQLGRMTAIEGRKMGYRIICLDPTPGCPCGQVADDQIVAGLDDLAAAIRLAEKTDVLIYEFENIDIRLVEELEKNYYLPQKSHILAVAQNRIQEKQQLEKAGFPVAPFVIVKNTEDLKKGTAQIGYPSVLKIATGGYDGKGQLVLYNPQDFSKAESLVQSSDSIWVLEKKISFTQEISVIIGREETGGMAVYPVSENIHRENILYITVVPARISPQRESMAVEIARGIAQYFKVVGVLAVEFFVTPQGLLVNEIAPRPHNSGHYTLDACFTSQFEQLIRATCGLPLGSTQLMTPAVMINILGSDMPKILENIPNFSGDVKIYLYGKSGIPAPKRKMGHLLIKIDYSEQIDEIIKTFLG from the coding sequence ATGCCGGGCAAGGTAATACTCCCAGGGTCCACTATTGGCATCCTGGGGGGCGGTCAATTAGGAAGAATGACAGCCATTGAAGGCAGAAAAATGGGGTACCGTATTATCTGCCTGGATCCCACCCCCGGCTGCCCTTGCGGCCAGGTGGCTGATGATCAGATTGTGGCTGGTTTGGATGATTTGGCAGCAGCAATAAGGTTGGCGGAGAAAACAGATGTACTCATATACGAGTTTGAAAATATTGATATCCGGTTAGTTGAAGAGCTGGAGAAAAACTATTATTTGCCGCAAAAAAGCCATATTCTGGCTGTCGCACAAAACCGTATTCAGGAAAAACAGCAATTGGAAAAAGCTGGCTTTCCTGTGGCGCCGTTTGTTATTGTCAAAAACACAGAAGATCTGAAGAAAGGGACTGCACAGATTGGGTATCCCAGTGTGCTGAAAATAGCCACAGGGGGATATGACGGAAAAGGTCAGCTTGTTCTATATAATCCTCAGGATTTTAGTAAAGCAGAGTCCTTAGTCCAATCCAGTGATAGTATATGGGTTTTGGAGAAAAAGATTTCTTTTACCCAGGAAATTTCAGTTATCATAGGCAGGGAAGAAACAGGGGGAATGGCCGTTTATCCGGTGTCGGAAAATATACACCGTGAAAACATTCTCTACATTACTGTTGTTCCGGCCCGCATTTCTCCACAAAGGGAGTCCATGGCCGTGGAAATTGCCCGGGGGATTGCCCAGTACTTTAAGGTAGTAGGGGTGTTGGCCGTGGAGTTTTTTGTTACCCCTCAAGGCTTACTGGTCAACGAAATAGCGCCCCGTCCCCACAATTCAGGGCATTATACGTTGGACGCATGTTTTACTTCCCAGTTTGAACAGTTAATTCGCGCTACCTGCGGGCTGCCTTTGGGGTCCACGCAATTGATGACCCCGGCGGTCATGATAAACATACTGGGAAGCGATATGCCAAAGATATTAGAAAATATACCCAATTTTTCAGGAGACGTAAAAATTTACCTGTATGGCAAAAGCGGCATCCCGGCACCTAAACGGAAGATGGGGCACCTGCTTATTAAGATAGATTATTCGGAGCAGATAGACGAGATAATAAAAACATTTTTAGGATGA
- a CDS encoding carbon monoxide dehydrogenase beta subunit family protein — protein MSANLYQVQSGPEGYLPPAAASMGVMLPGEGESLVEGRIVPEEEAMKKIAEKILSAKNPVFFPGPLILWAWKEGVAEKAKAIKKLAETAGAKIIPMPDYRPKYPMINPAVEINPNHPNLTIWHNKIDVCVFVGVHCHYANVALKIIRGGTDCYTIALCGEVGHEDAMITLRSAGLAEISKLTDIISQMREEIK, from the coding sequence ATGTCAGCAAATTTGTATCAAGTTCAGTCGGGGCCGGAAGGGTATCTGCCGCCGGCAGCCGCTTCAATGGGGGTAATGCTTCCCGGGGAAGGGGAATCACTGGTGGAAGGCAGGATAGTTCCGGAAGAAGAAGCCATGAAAAAAATAGCCGAGAAAATCTTATCGGCCAAAAATCCGGTCTTTTTTCCCGGCCCGCTGATTCTTTGGGCTTGGAAGGAAGGAGTAGCGGAAAAAGCCAAGGCGATTAAGAAATTAGCAGAGACTGCCGGCGCCAAAATAATCCCCATGCCGGATTACCGGCCTAAATACCCCATGATTAACCCGGCGGTGGAAATCAACCCTAACCACCCCAATTTAACCATCTGGCATAACAAAATAGATGTCTGCGTATTTGTAGGCGTCCACTGTCACTATGCCAATGTGGCTCTTAAGATAATCAGGGGAGGCACGGATTGCTACACCATCGCCCTCTGCGGGGAAGTAGGACATGAAGATGCCATGATTACTTTACGAAGTGCAGGGCTGGCAGAGATCAGCAAGCTCACGGATATTATCAGCCAGATGAGGGAGGAGATTAAATGA
- a CDS encoding transketolase C-terminal domain-containing protein: MIQQKIVEPEHLFFQAEREKMFITGSEAVKEAIKRANVDMAISYPITPQSESMHLVGDIYAEGYLREYFRGENEFAVMSAVAGASMGGVRVFTATGGPGTLRAFEAFSTWAGARLPIVCAFMTRGVNSPLTIQPDTIEMSFMLDTGIIMLHAEDAQDLYEMILKAFVIAEKTDVHIPVGVFADGFFVTHTRDKVEVAPPDIKLPPYDPYSAPVPVMDMENVPVRQMRDPFVMKSNFISYAAHASWQQEISAAAERAVKYIDKNLGGLLEVEYADADILVITSGTAVSQSREAIAQARKLGLNVGLVKIKSIRPFPEEEIKKLTRKAKVVIVPEFNRVGWLCREIKAVVEDNTKVLGGPRVFGGMTMPPELILSEIRRCTK, from the coding sequence ATGATCCAACAAAAAATCGTAGAACCCGAACACCTCTTTTTTCAGGCCGAAAGGGAAAAAATGTTTATTACCGGGAGTGAGGCAGTCAAAGAAGCCATTAAAAGGGCTAATGTAGACATGGCTATCTCTTATCCCATCACCCCGCAATCAGAAAGTATGCATTTGGTAGGGGATATATATGCCGAGGGATACCTTAGGGAATACTTTCGCGGCGAAAACGAGTTTGCCGTGATGTCGGCAGTGGCCGGTGCCTCCATGGGGGGTGTGCGGGTGTTTACTGCCACAGGCGGACCTGGAACTTTGCGGGCTTTTGAAGCATTTTCGACCTGGGCCGGCGCAAGGCTGCCCATTGTCTGTGCTTTTATGACCAGAGGGGTGAATTCTCCACTGACTATCCAGCCGGATACCATTGAAATGTCTTTCATGCTGGATACTGGGATTATTATGCTGCACGCTGAAGACGCCCAGGATCTTTATGAAATGATTTTAAAGGCTTTTGTTATTGCTGAAAAAACTGATGTTCATATTCCAGTCGGGGTGTTTGCCGATGGCTTTTTTGTGACCCATACCAGAGATAAGGTTGAGGTAGCGCCGCCTGACATCAAGCTGCCCCCATATGACCCATATAGTGCACCGGTACCGGTCATGGATATGGAAAATGTGCCGGTAAGGCAAATGAGAGATCCTTTTGTAATGAAGAGCAACTTTATCAGTTATGCAGCACATGCCTCCTGGCAGCAGGAAATCTCGGCAGCGGCAGAGAGGGCCGTAAAGTATATTGATAAGAATCTGGGCGGACTGCTAGAGGTGGAATATGCAGATGCTGATATTCTTGTCATAACTTCCGGCACAGCCGTATCCCAGAGCCGTGAAGCCATTGCTCAGGCTCGCAAGTTGGGCTTGAACGTGGGATTAGTAAAAATTAAGAGTATTCGTCCTTTTCCAGAGGAGGAAATAAAGAAGCTCACGCGAAAGGCAAAGGTTGTGATAGTTCCCGAATTTAACCGGGTGGGCTGGCTGTGCAGAGAAATAAAGGCAGTCGTAGAGGATAATACCAAGGTCCTGGGCGGCCCCAGGGTTTTTGGCGGCATGACCATGCCCCCGGAATTGATTCTATCGGAAATCAGGAGGTGTACGAAGTGA